Proteins found in one Flavobacterium channae genomic segment:
- the trmB gene encoding tRNA (guanosine(46)-N7)-methyltransferase TrmB yields the protein MGSKNKLKRFKENETFVNVFQPTREEVVSDSLPLKGKWRTDFFKNDNPIVLELGCGKGEYSVGLAERFPEKNFIGIDIKGARFWRGAKTAVENGLNNVAFLRTQIELIEHCFEANEVDEIWITFPDPQIKYKRTKHRMTNSDFLNRYKKILKPNGLMHLKTDSEFMHGYTLGLLHGEGHEVIYANHNIYKNEGAPAEVTGIQTFYESQYLEVNKPITYIQFRIK from the coding sequence GTGGGAAGTAAGAATAAATTAAAGAGATTTAAAGAAAACGAAACGTTTGTTAATGTTTTTCAACCAACAAGAGAAGAAGTTGTTTCAGACAGTCTTCCGTTAAAAGGAAAATGGAGAACAGACTTTTTTAAGAACGATAATCCAATTGTACTTGAATTAGGTTGTGGTAAAGGAGAATATTCTGTTGGTTTAGCAGAGCGATTTCCAGAGAAAAACTTTATCGGAATAGATATTAAAGGAGCTAGATTTTGGCGTGGAGCGAAAACAGCCGTGGAAAACGGTTTGAATAATGTTGCGTTTTTAAGAACACAAATCGAATTAATTGAGCATTGTTTTGAAGCTAATGAGGTAGATGAAATTTGGATTACTTTCCCAGATCCACAAATTAAATATAAACGTACAAAACACAGAATGACCAATTCTGACTTTTTGAATCGTTATAAAAAAATATTAAAGCCTAATGGATTGATGCATTTAAAAACGGATAGCGAATTTATGCACGGTTATACTTTAGGTTTGTTACATGGTGAAGGACATGAAGTAATTTATGCAAACCATAATATTTATAAAAATGAAGGAGCGCCTGCAGAAGTTACCGGAATTCAAACATTTTATGAAAGTCAATATTTAGAAGTAAATAAACCAATTACTTATATTCAATTCAGAATTAAGTAA
- a CDS encoding UDP-2,3-diacylglucosamine diphosphatase, with translation MKKRKVEIVVISDVHLGTYGCHAKELLAYLSSVKPKILVLNGDIIDIWQFRKSYFPSKHLEVIKKIISMSTKGTKVYYLTGNHDEFLRKFTDLHMGNISLIDKLVLEFDHKKAWIFHGDVFDSSITQAKWLAKLGGWGYDILILINRFINWVLARLNKEPYSFSKKIKNNVKSAVKFITNFENVCVELAIENKYDYVICGHIHEPKIEFMENEKGEVFYLNSGDWIENLTALEYNKKKWKLYKHDRSLSTDDDNEYNFDDENKLAEQFITALKK, from the coding sequence TTGAAAAAAAGAAAAGTAGAAATTGTTGTAATTTCAGATGTTCATCTTGGAACATATGGTTGTCATGCTAAGGAATTATTAGCTTATTTATCTTCTGTAAAACCAAAAATTCTTGTCTTAAACGGCGATATCATTGATATTTGGCAATTCAGAAAGTCATATTTCCCATCAAAACACTTAGAAGTCATTAAGAAAATTATATCGATGAGTACTAAGGGAACTAAAGTGTATTATCTTACTGGAAATCATGATGAGTTTTTACGAAAATTTACCGATTTACACATGGGTAACATTAGTTTAATTGACAAACTTGTGTTAGAATTTGATCATAAAAAAGCATGGATTTTTCATGGTGATGTATTTGATTCTTCAATTACACAAGCAAAATGGTTAGCAAAATTAGGAGGTTGGGGATACGATATTTTAATCCTTATTAATCGTTTCATTAATTGGGTATTAGCAAGATTGAACAAAGAACCTTACTCGTTTTCAAAAAAAATAAAAAACAATGTAAAATCTGCTGTTAAATTTATCACTAACTTTGAAAATGTTTGCGTTGAGTTAGCTATCGAAAATAAGTATGATTATGTAATTTGCGGTCATATTCATGAACCAAAAATTGAGTTTATGGAAAATGAAAAAGGAGAAGTTTTCTATTTAAATTCTGGCGATTGGATTGAAAATTTAACCGCTCTTGAATACAATAAAAAGAAATGGAAATTATACAAACACGATAGAAGCTTGAGCACTGATGATGATAATGAGTACAATTTTGATGATGAAAACAAGCTTGCAGAGCAATTTATTACAGCACTAAAAAAGTAA
- a CDS encoding glycosyltransferase has translation MKNKILIAPLNWGLGHATRCIPIIKALEENGYEPIIASDGAALALLKKEFPKLISIELPSYNIQYAEKGENFKWKMILQLPKMVLAIKREKSRIKRIVENYKIAGIISDNRLGVYSSKVPSVFITHQLNVLSGKTSWLTTKLHLKYISKFQSCWVPDVSGVQNLSGVLGHPEKVLDKIKYIGPLSRIEKKSLPIKYDIMVLLSGPEPQRTLLEKKLRKELEKSTKEILFVKGVVESQQEIEKTNSITYYNFMNSEQLNTAFNESEVVVCRSGYTTVMDLAKLEKKAFFIPTPGQYEQEYLAKKFKSEIIAPSCKQEKFKASKLEKIHFYKGFNDYSVDTNWNELFGLFQSE, from the coding sequence ATGAAAAATAAAATTCTCATAGCTCCATTAAATTGGGGATTAGGCCATGCCACAAGATGTATTCCAATCATCAAAGCGCTTGAAGAAAATGGTTATGAACCAATTATTGCTTCTGACGGTGCTGCTCTTGCTTTATTAAAAAAAGAATTTCCAAAACTAATCAGCATTGAATTGCCTTCATACAATATTCAATATGCTGAAAAAGGAGAAAACTTTAAATGGAAAATGATTTTACAATTGCCAAAAATGGTTTTAGCAATTAAAAGAGAAAAATCAAGAATTAAAAGAATAGTCGAAAATTATAAAATAGCCGGAATTATTAGCGATAATAGATTGGGCGTTTATTCATCAAAAGTTCCTTCGGTTTTTATAACACATCAATTGAATGTGCTTTCTGGAAAAACTTCTTGGTTAACCACAAAACTACATTTAAAATATATTTCAAAATTTCAATCTTGTTGGGTTCCTGATGTTTCAGGAGTACAAAACTTATCAGGCGTACTTGGTCATCCTGAAAAAGTATTAGATAAAATCAAATATATTGGTCCGTTAAGTAGAATTGAAAAAAAATCTTTACCTATTAAATATGATATAATGGTTTTGTTGTCTGGACCAGAACCTCAACGAACTTTATTAGAAAAAAAACTTAGAAAAGAACTAGAAAAAAGTACCAAAGAAATTTTATTTGTAAAAGGAGTTGTTGAATCGCAACAAGAAATTGAAAAAACAAACTCAATTACCTATTACAACTTTATGAATTCAGAACAGTTAAACACTGCTTTCAACGAAAGTGAAGTAGTAGTTTGTCGTTCGGGTTACACAACTGTAATGGATTTAGCTAAATTGGAGAAAAAAGCCTTTTTTATTCCAACTCCAGGACAATACGAACAAGAATATTTAGCAAAGAAATTTAAATCTGAAATTATTGCACCTAGTTGTAAACAAGAAAAGTTTAAGGCTTCTAAACTAGAAAAAATCCACTTTTATAAAGGATTCAATGATTATTCGGTTGATACAAATTGGAACGAATTATTTGGTCTTTTCCAAAGTGAATGA
- a CDS encoding response regulator transcription factor gives MKKKDIKILLVDDEQDILEIVGYNLSQEGYQIVTAENGKEAIAKAKKEHPHLIIMDVMMPEMDGMEACENIRKIPELQDTIITFLTARSEDYSQVAGFDAGADDYIAKPIKPKVLISKVQALLRRLKGVEGVSSSTTLTLGTIEINREEYKIIKEGEEIVLPRKEFELFYLLATKPGKVFTREEILDKVWGNEVVVGGRTIDVHIRKLREKIGDSFFKTIKGVGYKIEF, from the coding sequence ATGAAGAAAAAAGACATTAAGATCTTATTGGTTGATGATGAGCAAGATATCCTTGAAATTGTAGGGTACAATCTTTCTCAAGAGGGTTATCAAATTGTTACTGCCGAGAATGGAAAAGAGGCAATTGCAAAAGCAAAAAAAGAGCATCCACATTTAATTATTATGGATGTTATGATGCCCGAAATGGATGGAATGGAAGCATGTGAAAACATCAGAAAAATTCCAGAACTTCAAGATACAATTATTACTTTTTTAACGGCTCGTTCTGAAGATTATTCTCAAGTTGCAGGTTTTGATGCAGGTGCAGATGACTACATTGCTAAACCAATAAAACCAAAAGTTCTTATTAGTAAAGTACAAGCTTTGTTAAGAAGATTAAAAGGAGTTGAAGGAGTTTCTTCGAGCACGACGTTAACTTTAGGAACTATCGAAATTAATAGAGAAGAATATAAAATTATTAAAGAAGGTGAAGAGATTGTTTTACCTCGTAAAGAGTTTGAATTATTCTATTTATTAGCTACAAAACCAGGAAAAGTTTTCACAAGAGAAGAAATTTTAGATAAAGTTTGGGGTAATGAAGTTGTTGTTGGCGGAAGAACCATCGACGTTCATATCAGAAAACTAAGAGAAAAAATTGGAGATAGCTTCTTTAAAACTATAAAAGGAGTTGGTTACAAAATCGAATTTTAA
- a CDS encoding sensor histidine kinase, whose protein sequence is MQLKFKKSYKFAIKSSVYITLFFLATIFLYHYLVQPLNILAVLAFSLIFNCATFFLIQFRVEHFIYKRVKKIYDDVSLLETSTYVNQPVTTDMATLTKEVKKFARDKKLEIETLKIREEYRREFLGNVSHELKTPLFTVQGYLLTLLDGAMDDKNIRKKYLERAEKGVERLIYIVKDLDMITKLEVGEINLDVSKFNIVEVIQNVFDLFEMKAANKNITLTFDMKYSKPIWVMADQEKIQQVVTNLIVNSIKYGKKGGTTEVGIEDLVNNKVIVRVTDNGEGIEKQNIPRLFERFFRVDKSGARSEGGSGLGLAIVKHIIEGHEEKIYVESQIGVGSEFSFTLEKTK, encoded by the coding sequence ATGCAATTAAAATTTAAAAAATCTTATAAGTTCGCTATAAAGTCATCGGTATACATTACGTTGTTCTTTCTAGCGACTATTTTTTTATACCATTATTTGGTTCAGCCATTAAATATATTAGCGGTATTAGCTTTTTCGTTAATATTTAATTGTGCTACTTTTTTTCTTATTCAGTTCAGAGTTGAACATTTTATTTACAAAAGAGTAAAGAAAATTTATGATGATGTATCACTTTTAGAAACATCAACTTATGTAAATCAGCCAGTAACTACCGATATGGCTACTTTAACTAAAGAAGTAAAAAAATTCGCCAGAGATAAGAAATTAGAAATTGAAACATTAAAAATCCGAGAAGAATATCGTAGAGAATTTCTTGGAAACGTTTCGCACGAATTAAAAACGCCTCTTTTTACCGTTCAAGGTTATTTACTTACGCTTTTAGATGGCGCGATGGACGATAAAAATATTCGAAAAAAATATTTAGAACGTGCAGAAAAAGGAGTGGAGCGCCTTATTTATATTGTTAAGGATTTAGATATGATTACCAAATTAGAAGTTGGTGAAATCAATTTAGATGTTTCAAAATTCAATATTGTAGAAGTTATCCAAAATGTATTCGATTTGTTTGAAATGAAAGCGGCTAATAAGAATATTACGCTAACGTTTGACATGAAATATTCCAAACCAATTTGGGTAATGGCCGATCAAGAAAAAATACAACAAGTTGTTACAAATTTAATTGTAAACTCAATTAAATACGGAAAAAAAGGAGGTACAACTGAAGTTGGAATTGAAGATTTGGTTAACAACAAAGTGATTGTACGTGTTACCGATAACGGAGAAGGTATTGAAAAACAAAACATTCCTCGTCTTTTTGAACGATTTTTTAGAGTCGATAAAAGTGGCGCTAGAAGCGAAGGTGGCTCGGGCTTAGGTTTAGCAATCGTGAAACATATTATTGAAGGTCACGAAGAAAAAATCTATGTTGAAAGTCAAATTGGCGTTGGTTCAGAATTTTCATTCACTTTGGAAAAGACCAAATAA